A window from Salvia miltiorrhiza cultivar Shanhuang (shh) chromosome 2, IMPLAD_Smil_shh, whole genome shotgun sequence encodes these proteins:
- the LOC131011118 gene encoding GDSL esterase/lipase EXL1-like — protein MKQVINCYICGVCFVMLFVSCKGVIKLPENMTIPAVYAFGDSIVDQGNNNLIKTLIYCNFLPYGQDFPGGFPSGRFTNGKTPPDLIAEELGIKDLIPAYSDKNLTAQDLPTGVSFASGGCGYDPQTSKIVAVTSLSDQLGHFKEYIGKLKGAVGEEGTNKILKEGLFLVVAGSDDLANTYFTVGIRRMQYDISSYADLLVASASDFIQEIYKLGARRIAVFSIPPIGCLPSQRTLAGGSKRDCADNYNKAAQLVNSKLSLQLLNLNNTTLPQSRVVYIDVYNPLLDLILHPQNYGFEVSDKGCCGSGNIEVTTLCNKYSGTCGNVSNYIFWDSYHPTEGAYKVLVDHIIHKYIESFVNLFKPLLFLCLATFLVAHNAAINLHKNTTIPAFIVFGDSVVDTGNNNYLKTIIKVNYPPYGQDFVGGRPTGRFSDGKVPSDLIAEELGIKELLPAYLDPNLQDDDLLTGVNFASGGSGFDPLTSNVVSVLSLWDQLEMFKDYIRKVEEMVGQERTSALLSKSLFAVVSGSNDVTNTYFGAVSLRKSQYDVPAYADLLVSYASALVQDLYKLGARRMGVFGLAPLGCLPSQRSLKGGAERKCVDLYNDFAEMFNQKLFVELRSLNARYPEATLIYVDIYNLPLDLIRYPQKYGFKVSDKGCCGTGTIEVAFLCKYTCWNASDYVFWDSFHLTEKAYRLLVHQILTTTIHNFLS, from the exons ATGAAGCAAGTAATTAATTGTTACATTTGCGGTGTGTGTTTTGTTATGTTGTTtgtgagttgcaaaggagtgaTAAAGCTGCCGGAAAATATGACGATTCCGGCAGTTTACGCATTCGGAGACTCGATAGTGGATCAGGGCAACAACAACCTCATCAAGACCCTCATCTACTGCAACTTCCTTCCCTACGGTCAGGATTTTCCCGGTGGATTTCCCTCCGGCAGGTTTACCAATGGCAAGACTCCTCCTGATTTGATCG CTGAAGAATTGGGAATCAAAGACTTAATTCCGGCATACAGTGACAAAAATTTGACGGCTCAAGATCTTCCAACTGGCGTCAGCTTTGCTTCTGGCGGCTGCGGATATGACCCTCAGACTTCTAAAATAGTG GCAGTGACCTCCTTGTCGGATCAATTAGGGCATTTCAAAGAGTACATAGGGAAGCTGAAAGGGGCAGTTGGGGAAGAAGGTACAAACAAGATATTGAAGGAGGGTTTGTTCTTGGTGGTGGCTGGCAGTGATGACCTGGCTAATACTTACTTCACCGTTGGTATTCGCCGAATGCAGTATGATATTTCTTCATATGCTGATCTTCTTGTTGCCTCTGCCTCCGATTTTATACAG GAAATCTACAAGCTTGGGGCAAGAAGAATTGCTGTATTTTCCATCCCACCAATTGGATGCTTGCCGTCTCAGAGAACTCTGGCTGGAGGCTCAAAGAGAGATTGTGCAGATAATTACAACAAGGCTGCACAATTAGTTAATTCTAAGCTCTCACTTCAACTACTCAATCTCAACAATACAACATTGCCACAGTCGAGGGTAGTTTACATTGATGTTTACAACCCTCTTCTCGATCTCATCCTACACCCTCAAAACTACG GGTTTGAAGTGAGTGACAAAGGTTGTTGTGGCAGTGGAAATATAGAAGTAACAACGTTGTGCAATAAATACAGTGGAACGTGTGGAAATGTgtcaaattatatattttgggACAGCTATCATCCTACTGAGGGAGCGTACAAGGTTCTTGTCGATCATATCATTCACAAATATATCGAAAGTTTCGT CAACTTGTTCAAACCATTACTGTTTCTCTGCCTCGCCACTTTCCTTGTAGCTCACAATGCAGCCATAAATCTACATAAAAACACCACGATTCCTGCCTTCATCGTGTTCGGAGACTCCGTGGTCGACACCGGCAACAACAATTATCTCAAAACTATAATCAAAGTTAACTACCCTCCATATGGCCAGGATTTTGTCGGGGGACGCCCCACCGGAAGATTCTCCGACGGAAAAGTTCCATCCGACCTCATCG CTGAAGAGTTAGGAATCAAGGAGCTCCTGCCAGCTTATCTTGATCCAAATCTACAAGATGATGACCTCCTCACAGGAGTTAACTTTGCTTCGGGAGGGTCGGGCTTCGACCCTCTAACATCAAACGTCGTG TCGGTACTGTCATTGTGGGACCAGCTAGAAATGTTCAAAGATTACATAAGAAAAGTGGAGGAGATGGTTGGGCAGGAGAGAACGTCGGCGTTGTTGAGCAAAAGCCTATTTGCGGTGGTCTCCGGCAGCAACGACGTTACCAATACCTATTTCGGGGCAGTGTCCCTGCGAAAATCGCAGTACGACGTTCCTGCCTACGCCGACTTGCTAGTTAGCTACGCCTCTGCCTTGGTGCAG GATTTGTATAAATTGGGGGCAAGACGAATGGGAGTGTTTGGGCTAGCGCCGTTGGGATGTTTGCCATCGCAAAGAAGTTTGAAGGGTGGAGCTGAGAGGAAATGCGTGGATTTGTATAATGATTTTGCGGAAATGTTCAACCAAAAGCTGTTTGTGGAATTGAGGTCTCTCAATGCTCGATATCCGGAAGCCACCCTCATATACGTCGATATTTATAATCTTCCACTTGATCTCATTCGCtacccccaaaaatatg GATTCAAAGTATCAGATAAGGGATGCTGCGGAACAGGGACAATAGAAGTAGCATTTCTGTGCAAATATACGTGTTGGAATGCGTCTGATTATGTGTTCTGGGACAGCTTTCATCTTACAGAAAAAGCCTACCGCCTTCTTGTACATCAGATCCTCACCACCACCATCCACAATTTTCTCTCCTAG
- the LOC131011117 gene encoding proline-rich receptor-like protein kinase PERK10, giving the protein MADMAICIHITYFIFKNIKSNISLPHFPNPKTNSPSPISHIRFSPPPPPQSTPPRPAPPTAAICFAGPPRSLPPPRSAPSYSGPLRRDKTPPHRLQPPSRRPDNRDQSSPPVARFDSLQSGPLGRDKTPPHRLQPPSRRPARRDQSSPSVVRQSFNLASPTRHCPCAVVGDSSVSTNKVATPGSHK; this is encoded by the exons ATGGCTGACATGGCAATATGCATCCACatcacttattttatttttaaaaatataaaatctaaTATTTCTCTACCCCACTTCCCAAACCCTAAAACCAATTCCCCTTCTCCCATCTCTCACATCCGGTTCTCCCCTCCCCCGCCGCCGCAATCTACCCCACCGCGCCCCGCCCCTCCCACCGCTGCGATCTGCTTCGCCGGACCACCCCGCTCCCTTCCACCGCCGCGATCTGCCCCCTCCTAT TCCGGTCCCCTGAGGCGCGACAAGACCCCGCCGCACCGCCTTCAGCCGCCGTCGCGCCGCCCTGACAATCGCGACCAGAGCAGTCCGCCAGTTGCGCGCTTCGATTCGCTGCAGTCCGGTCCTCTGGGGCGCGACAAGACCCCGCCGCACCGCCTTCAGCCGCCTTCGCGCCGCCCTGCCCGTCGCGACCAGAGCAGTCCGTCAGTTGTGCGCCAG TCGTTCAACCTTGCCTCCCCGACTCGCCACTGTCCCTGTGCCGTCGTCGGAGACTCCTCTGTCTCGACGAACAAGGTAGCCACCCCGGGCTCTCACAAGTGA